The following coding sequences lie in one Syngnathus scovelli strain Florida chromosome 1, RoL_Ssco_1.2, whole genome shotgun sequence genomic window:
- the tmem129 gene encoding E3 ubiquitin-protein ligase TM129 → MESPELTFTLAYTVLSLCFVFTPNEFRSAGLTIQNLFSSWLGSEDMDFVQYHVKRSSTTLLVHSALPLGYYMGMCIAAPEKHLKSFYLMNDHWRAFVVLSVCILLTSCILTFYWSRQHWRNHPISRALQAHVHPPYSNWGSVASNINTEFRRIDKFATGAPGARVIITDSWVLKVTTYNIYMAAQSDCHVTVTESRQHQLSPDSASPIQLLTLRVHSINPAIRPFDISLNSTEYAELREKLHAPIRNSSNVVIHQTMSELFLETFRAHVDLNQPYLLPTGQEVEPCIGCMQVPANTKLVRLCHVEGADSEPECDECFCRPMWCLSCLGRWFASRQDQQRPETWLSSRVPCPTCRAKFCILDVCLVH, encoded by the exons ATGGAAAGCCCGGAGTTAACGTTTACTTTAGCTTACACCGTTTTATCTCTGTGCTTCGTATTTACGCCCAATGAGTTTCGGTCGGCCGGGTTAACAATCCAAAATCTGTTCTCGTCTTGGTTGGGAAGTGAAGACATGGATTTCGTACAGTACCACGTCAAGAGGAGTAGCACTACACTACTGGTCCATTCCGCACTTCCACTCG GTTACTACATGGGGATGTGTATTGCTGCTCCGGAGAAACATCTGAAATCTTTTTACCTG ATGAATGACCACTGGAGGGCGTTTGTTGTCCTCTCTGTGTGCATCCTACTGACCAGCTGTATACTCACCTTCTACTGGTCCCGCCAACACTGGCGCAACCATCCCATCAGCAGAGCCCTACAGGCCCATGTGCATCCTCCTTATTCAAACTGGGGCTCAGTTGCCAGCAACATCAATACGGAGTTCAGACGCATAGACAAGTTTGCTACAGGGGCACCTGGAGCCAGAGTTATTATCACAGACAGTTGGGTGTTAAAG GTGACCACCTACAACATCTACATGGCTGCACAGAGCGACTGTCATGTGACTGTGACGGAGTCCAGGCAGCACCAGCTGAGTCCTGACTCAGCCTCTCCCATACAGCTGCTCACCCTGAGAGTGCACAGCATCAACCCTGCCATTAGACCATTTGATATCAG TTTGAACTCTACAGAGTATGCTGAGCTCAGGGAGAAGCTCCATGCTCCCATTAGGAACTCCTCTAATGTTGTGATTCACCAAACAATGAGTGAGCTTTTCCTGGAAACATTCCGAGCTCATGTGGACCTCAACCAGCCTTACTTGCTCCCCACTGGACAG GAGGTGGAGCCGTGTATTGGCTGTATGCAGGTCCCAGCAAATACCAAGCTGGTCAGACTCTGTCATGTAGAAG GAGCCGACAGTGAGCCAGAGTGCGACGAGTGTTTCTGCAGACCCATGTGGTGCTTGTCCTGTCTGGGTCGATGGTTTGCCAGTCGTCAAGACCAGCAAAGACCTGAGACCTGGTTGTCCAGCCGAGTCCCCTGTCCCACCTGTCGAGCCAAATTCTGTATACTGGATGTTTGTTTGGTACactga
- the magt1 gene encoding magnesium transporter protein 1, which translates to MRGKLLFSLFILFIFYYDSGDAQKKKETLLSEKVSQMMEWTSKRSVIRMNGDKFRRFVKAPPRNYSVIIMFTALQPHRQCGVCRQADEEFQVLANSWRYSSAFTNKVFFASVDFDEGSDVFQMLNMNSAPTFLHFPAKGKTRKSDNYELQVKGFAAEQLARWVADRTNVQIRVIRPPNYAGPLLLGFLLAVIGGLAYLRRNNLEFLFNNNVWAFSALCFVLIMTSGQMWNHIRGPPYAHKNPNTGQISYIHGSSQAQFVAETHIVLLFNAAVTMGIVLLCEAATSDVDIGKRKIMCVVGIALVVLFFSWLLSIFRAKYHGYPYSFLMS; encoded by the exons ATGCGTGGAAAACTTTTATTTTCGTTATTTATCCTGTTTATATTCTACTATGACTCTGGTGACGCACAGAAGAAAAAAGAG ACTCTCCTTTCTGAGAAAGTGTCCCAGATGATGGAGTGGACCTCCAAACGTTCTGTCATTCGAATGAATGGTGATAAATTTCGCCGCTTTGTCAAGGCTCCTCCCAGAAACTACTCCGTGATCATCATGTTTACAGCATTGCAACCACACAGGCAGTGTGGAGTCTGCAG ACAAGCCGATGAAGAATTTCAAGTGCTGGCAAACTCCTGGCGTTATTCCTCTGCCTTTACAAACAAGGTCTTCTTTGCATCGGTCGATTTTGATGAAGGATCGGATGTCTTTCAGATG CTTAATATGAACTCTGCGCCCACATTTCTCCATTTCCCTGCCAAAGGGAAGACCCGTAAGTCTGATAACTACGAGCTCCAGGTCAAAGGCTTTgcagctgagcagctggcgaggTGGGTGGCGGACCGGACTAATGTGCAG ATCCGAGTCATTCGTCCTCCAAACTATGCTGGGCCTCTCCTTCTTGGTTTTCTCCTCGCTGTTATTGGTGGACTGGCTTATCTACGAAGGAACAATTTGGAGTTTCTCTTTAACAACAATGTGTGGGCCTTCTCTGCACTG TGCTTTGTCCTGATCATGACCTCTGGCCAGATGTGGAACCATATCAGAGGACCCCCATATGCGCACAAAAACCCCAACACTGGCCAGATT AGTTATATACACGGCAGCAGTCAGGCCCAGTTTGTGGCTGAGACTCATATTGTTCTTCTCTTCA ATGCTGCGGTTACCATGGGAATAGTGCTGTTGTGTGAGGCCGCTACCTCCGACGTAGACATTGGAAAAAGGAAGA ttATGTGTGTTGTAGGTATCGCTCTGGTGGTGCTGTTTTTCAGCTGGCTGCTGTCTATTTTCAGAGCAAAGTATCATGGCTATCCATATAG CTTCCTGATGAGTTAG